A segment of the Paracoccus suum genome:
CGCAGGGCCTCGTCGAGATAGTTGGCGCAGAGCGCCAGCGCGGCGCGGCTGTCGATTCGGTCGGGGCTGAGGGCGGCGCGCAGATAGACGCCGTCGATCAGCGCGCCCAGCGTCTCGGCAATCGCCTCGGGGCGCGGGGTCAGGGCCCGCAGGCTGGCGCGCAGGTTGGACCGCAGGCGGCCATGATAGACCCGCAGCAGGCGCCGCGCCTCGGGGTTGGTCTGCGCCAGCGTGTAAAAGTTCAGCCAGGCGGCAACGGTGTCCCGGCTGAAGTTTTCCGCGTCGAAACTGGCCTGCAAGACGGCGTCAAGGCGCGCGCGAGGCTGCGCCGCGCCCGTGCCGGCGCTGCGCACCGCGCGGCCGTAA
Coding sequences within it:
- the betI gene encoding choline-responsive transcriptional repressor BetI; this encodes MPKLGAEPIRKAALINAAIEAVGRAGTLDVTVAQIARSAGMSPALAHHYFGSKDQIFLAAMRHILGNYGRAVRSAGTGAAQPRARLDAVLQASFDAENFSRDTVAAWLNFYTLAQTNPEARRLLRVYHGRLRSNLRASLRALTPRPEAIAETLGALIDGVYLRAALSPDRIDSRAALALCANYLDEALR